From a region of the Colias croceus chromosome 30, ilColCroc2.1 genome:
- the LOC123704650 gene encoding zinc finger protein 26-like isoform X2, producing the protein MFSYRNDHHAERLSTDENITDENSGANSFSEHNLSSEDDFRGFEKIPVVRIERFDISKYVNDGEHRNENVQLEKDAAKNSAVTKFLQECVVKLVREDLEQLKETYTKNVLLNKETVKDCDAKLMLKCKICEKAYTSEKKLKNHQENKHLLVYKPRAKTPKRVSFSDHVIVHEVKEYHRCRKCPKIFENYTALKVHMKRNHKKQFMQPKLVLEKIKVGGRVVSEPLKFVKVKNVDIQSGEIKKPVIDPVSKKTIISKHQCATCMKYFSSNYCLNRHILKVHKKFDDLQCHRCEEIFVWPSLLLSHNCIRDNIPEMPFDDARPEIQIDNMPEDYIDDFDSDMNSLDYDMPAPICELTEYENVRIVLNYDDGTSSTKICVNPLPDYNVLQEVPI; encoded by the exons ATGTTCAGTTATCGCAATGATCACCATGCAGAAAGACTGTCGACGGATGAAAATATTACGGACGAGAATTCTGGCGCCAATAGTTTCAGTGAACATAATCTCTCGTCTGAAGATGATTTCCGTGGCTTTGAAAAAATCCCAGTGGTTCGTATAGAACGTTTCGATATATCTAAATATGTGAATGATGGGGAACACAGAAATGAGAATGTACAGTTGGAAAAAGACGCGGCAAAAAATTCGGCTGTTACGAAGTTTCTGCAGGAATGCGTCGTAAAGCTTGTTCGAGAGGACTTAGAGCAGTTAAAAGAAACGTATACTAAAAATGTGCTTCTGAATAAGGAGACGGTTAAGGACTGTGACGCAAAATTGATGTTAAAATGTAAGATTTGCGAGAAGGCGTATACCAGTGAGAAAAAGCTAAAGAACCACCAggaaaacaaacatttattagtTTACAAGCCTCGAGCCAAGACGCCGAAGCGTGTATCGTTTTCAGATCACGTCATCGTCCACGAAGTCAAGGAATACCACAGATGTAGGAAGTGTCCGAAAATATTCGAAAACTACACAGCGTTGAAAGTGCACATGAAAAGAAATCATAAGAAGC AGTTTATGCAGCCGAAGCTGGTTCTCGAGAAGATTAAGGTCGGCGGGCGGGTCGTGAGCGAACCGCTCAAGTTTGTCAAGGTTAAGAATGTGGATATACAGAGTGGAGAGATTAAGAAGCCAGTTATAGATCCTGTGTCCAAGAAGACTATCATATCGAAACATCAGTGTGCT ACATGCATGAAGTATTTCTCCTCAAACTACTGTCTCAACAGACACATACTGAAGGTAcataaaaagttcgacgattTACAATGCCACCGTTGTGAAGAGATATTTGTGTGGCCGTCCCTTCTGCTGTCACATAACTGTATTCGGGATAACATACCGGAAATGCCATTTGATGACGCAAGACCAGAGATACAGATAGACAATATGCCGGAAGATTACATAGACGACTTCGATAGTGATATGAACTCGCTCGACTACGATATGCCTGCTCCAATTTGTGAATTGACGGAATACGAAAATGTAAGAATTGTACTGAACTATGATGACGGTACGTCGAGTACTAAGATATGTGTTAATCCGTTGCCCGATTATAATGTTTTGCAAGAGGTACctatttag
- the LOC123704650 gene encoding zinc finger protein 431-like isoform X1, which yields MFSYRNDHHAERLSTDENITDENSGANSFSEHNLSSEDDFRGFEKIPVVRIERFDISKYVNDGEHRNENVQLEKDAAKNSAVTKFLQECVVKLVREDLEQLKETYTKNVLLNKETVKDCDAKLMLKCKICEKAYTSEKKLKNHQENKHLLVYKPRAKTPKRVSFSDHVIVHEVKEYHRCRKCPKIFENYTALKVHMKRNHKKRKCYICNYCSKKFVDRMFFKVHIKLHCDVCGQLLLNKQKLMEHRRNVCNVVKKYACKTCDESYFSVMDLKDHSYNHMGIFFICDICKDQFQSKCEVAHHIKFLHSTQAPQDLFEVHTLGSDTLYTCRFCEMSSVERDVIEKHISTLPDLTNRAMTGYDDFYFCDQCCKQFPTEADMLKHKWSHFLNSTDNSQERPMRKSKIKQTYNASEKIPEFMQPKLVLEKIKVGGRVVSEPLKFVKVKNVDIQSGEIKKPVIDPVSKKTIISKHQCATCMKYFSSNYCLNRHILKVHKKFDDLQCHRCEEIFVWPSLLLSHNCIRDNIPEMPFDDARPEIQIDNMPEDYIDDFDSDMNSLDYDMPAPICELTEYENVRIVLNYDDGTSSTKICVNPLPDYNVLQEVPI from the exons ATGTTCAGTTATCGCAATGATCACCATGCAGAAAGACTGTCGACGGATGAAAATATTACGGACGAGAATTCTGGCGCCAATAGTTTCAGTGAACATAATCTCTCGTCTGAAGATGATTTCCGTGGCTTTGAAAAAATCCCAGTGGTTCGTATAGAACGTTTCGATATATCTAAATATGTGAATGATGGGGAACACAGAAATGAGAATGTACAGTTGGAAAAAGACGCGGCAAAAAATTCGGCTGTTACGAAGTTTCTGCAGGAATGCGTCGTAAAGCTTGTTCGAGAGGACTTAGAGCAGTTAAAAGAAACGTATACTAAAAATGTGCTTCTGAATAAGGAGACGGTTAAGGACTGTGACGCAAAATTGATGTTAAAATGTAAGATTTGCGAGAAGGCGTATACCAGTGAGAAAAAGCTAAAGAACCACCAggaaaacaaacatttattagtTTACAAGCCTCGAGCCAAGACGCCGAAGCGTGTATCGTTTTCAGATCACGTCATCGTCCACGAAGTCAAGGAATACCACAGATGTAGGAAGTGTCCGAAAATATTCGAAAACTACACAGCGTTGAAAGTGCACATGAAAAGAAATCATAAGAAGCGTAAGTGCTACATTTGTAACTATTGTTCCAAGAAATTTGTCGATCGCATGTTTTTCAAAGTACATATCAAATTACACTGTGATGTTTGTGGCCAACTCTTGCTGAATAAGCAGAAATTGATGGAGCACAGGCGGAACGTTTGTAATGTAGTAAAGAAATACGCTTGCAAGACTTGTGACGAGTCATACTTTAGTGTTATGGATCTAAAAGATCACAGCTACAATCATAtgggtatattttttatttgcgaCATATGTAAAGACCAGTTTCAAAGTAAATGCGAAGTCGCTCATCATATTAAGTTCCTACATTCCACGCAAGCACCCCAAGACTTGTTTGAAGTCCATACATTGGGTTCCGATACATTGTACACATGTAGATTTTGCGAAATGAGTTCAGTGGAGAGAGATGTAATAGAGAAACACATTTCCACCCTTCCCGATTTAACGAACAGAGCGATGACAGGTTACGACGATTTCTATTTCTGCGATCAATGTTGTAAACAGTTCCCCACGGAAGCGGACATGTTGAAACACAAGTGGAGTCACTTTTTAAACTCTACGGACAACTCGCAAGAGCGGCCGATGCGGAAGTcgaaaattaaacaaacatataaTGCTAGTGAAAAAATTCCAGAGTTTATGCAGCCGAAGCTGGTTCTCGAGAAGATTAAGGTCGGCGGGCGGGTCGTGAGCGAACCGCTCAAGTTTGTCAAGGTTAAGAATGTGGATATACAGAGTGGAGAGATTAAGAAGCCAGTTATAGATCCTGTGTCCAAGAAGACTATCATATCGAAACATCAGTGTGCT ACATGCATGAAGTATTTCTCCTCAAACTACTGTCTCAACAGACACATACTGAAGGTAcataaaaagttcgacgattTACAATGCCACCGTTGTGAAGAGATATTTGTGTGGCCGTCCCTTCTGCTGTCACATAACTGTATTCGGGATAACATACCGGAAATGCCATTTGATGACGCAAGACCAGAGATACAGATAGACAATATGCCGGAAGATTACATAGACGACTTCGATAGTGATATGAACTCGCTCGACTACGATATGCCTGCTCCAATTTGTGAATTGACGGAATACGAAAATGTAAGAATTGTACTGAACTATGATGACGGTACGTCGAGTACTAAGATATGTGTTAATCCGTTGCCCGATTATAATGTTTTGCAAGAGGTACctatttag
- the LOC123704590 gene encoding phosphatidylserine decarboxylase proenzyme, mitochondrial, which produces MFPPTRIRSCLPVINPMFKRLKPHRPFRQTSNIHNQTKAINNTAQLQKSKWTSFRAIFTRWVPLGSVIYVGWCYIRASIDYEVSKVEIKFYEMFPFRVTSRLWGRLAACELPVSLRSIVYGTYARMFNVNLNEAAVSDLTYYKSLSAFFTRPLRDGARYISPAPCVSPCDGVVLNCGPAKTDRIEQVKGVTYSLEEFLGENTWSANKSNNYYESLLKDKKNILHQCIIYLAPGDYHRFHAPCDWTSNFRRHFSGKLLSVNPWMAKLIPGLFTMNERAVYVGEWKHGFFSMTAVGATNVGSIEIYKDPDLRTNTKGKRNRVDEAVIEKMSFKKGELFGQFNMGSTVILLFEAPADFTFDLKSGDKVLVGQALTEMTQEQSR; this is translated from the coding sequence ATGTTCCCGCCGACGCGCATTCGGAGCTGCCTTCCAGTCATAAACCCTATGTTCAAACGATTGAAGCCGCACAGGCCGTTCAGGCAAACATCGAACATCCACAACCAGACAAAGGCGATTAATAACACGGCTCAGCTCCAGAAGTCTAAATGGACAAGTTTTCGAGCGATATTCACACGATGGGTGCCTCTCGGGAGCGTTATTTACGTGGGATGGTGCTATATACGCGCGAGTATAGACTACGAAGTGTCGAAAgtcgaaataaaattttacgaaaTGTTTCCTTTCCGAGTGACTAGTCGACTGTGGGGCCGTTTGGCGGCCTGCGAACTTCCAGTATCGCTACGGAGCATCGTTTATGGTACCTATGCCCGTATGTTCAacgtaaatttaaatgaagctGCAGTGTCAGATCTTACATATTACAAGAGTCTATCTGCTTTTTTTACGCGACCACTGCGAGATGGAGCAAGATACATATCTCCAGCGCCTTGCGTATCCCCCTGCGACGGAGTAGTGTTAAACTGTGGTCCCGCAAAGACGGACAGAATAGAGCAAGTTAAAGGTGTCACATACAGCCTTGAAGAATTTCTAGGCGAGAATACATGGTCCGCGAACAAAAGCAACAACTATTATGAATCATTGTTAAAGGATAAAAAGAATATACTCCACCAGTGCATCATATACCTCGCGCCTGGCGATTATCACAGATTCCACGCGCCCTGCGACTGGACGTCGAACTTCCGACGTCATTTTTCCGGGAAATTATTATCTGTTAACCCTTGGATGGCTAAATTGATACCAGGCCTGTTTACAATGAACGAAAGAGCGGTATACGTTGGAGAATGGAAACACGGCTTCTTCAGCATGACAGCAGTCGGAGCTACAAACGTAGGCTCGATAGAAATATACAAAGATCCAGATTTAAGAACAAACACTAAAGGAAAACGGAACAGAGTTGACGAAGCAGTAATAGAAAAGATGTCGTTCAAAAAAGGCGAGCTGTTCGGCCAATTCAACATGGGCAGTACAGTGATACTGCTCTTTGAAGCTCCCGCGGATTTTACGTTTGATTTAAAGAGCGGGGACAAGGTCCTCGTGGGTCAGGCGCTGACAGAAATGACACAGGAACAGTCTAGATGA